Proteins encoded in a region of the Shewanella polaris genome:
- a CDS encoding DUF2391 family protein — MLNNKPEQTTFNAEDIGQIAVGAFAMSVPIAFSEEAWRLSASLPTLNLVLVVLLSLAFITLFAYQSVFQANIIKRKQAFLLRVIAAYILTLLVVGVVLLALNKLPLWDDPILALKRIILIAMPASMGAIIVDSFDKE; from the coding sequence ATGCTAAATAATAAGCCAGAACAAACCACTTTTAATGCTGAAGATATTGGTCAAATTGCCGTCGGGGCTTTTGCCATGTCGGTGCCGATTGCGTTTTCTGAAGAAGCATGGCGTTTATCTGCCAGTTTGCCGACATTAAACTTAGTACTTGTAGTGTTATTGTCGTTGGCGTTTATTACCTTATTTGCTTACCAAAGTGTATTTCAGGCAAATATCATTAAGCGTAAACAAGCGTTTTTGTTACGGGTAATTGCGGCATACATATTGACATTATTAGTGGTGGGAGTTGTGCTGTTGGCGTTAAATAAATTACCGTTATGGGACGATCCCATTTTAGCATTAAAGCGGATTATTTTAATCGCGATGCCCGCGTCTATGGGTGCGATTATCGTCGACAGTTTCGATAAAGAATAA